In a genomic window of Gemmatimonadaceae bacterium:
- a CDS encoding sigma-70 family RNA polymerase sigma factor, with protein sequence MTALRITDESRGRVDERQLIARVIAGESRAQRELYESHVDRVYRLAYRLAGEDELARDFTQLTFIRAFERIAEFRHDSSFATWLHSIGVSVALNGLRTVKKMRARNVPIEEAHGLGTAGREADPDLKTRLKAAVDSLSEKYRTVFLMHDVEGFTHDEIGAALGIPAGTSKTRLFQGRAKLREQLADFREEWVS encoded by the coding sequence ATGACGGCGCTTCGAATCACCGATGAGAGCCGAGGCCGGGTGGACGAACGACAACTGATCGCGCGCGTGATTGCAGGCGAAAGCCGGGCACAGCGCGAGTTGTACGAGAGCCATGTGGACCGCGTGTATCGTCTCGCCTACCGCCTGGCTGGCGAAGACGAGCTTGCCCGCGACTTCACTCAGCTAACGTTCATCCGCGCATTTGAGCGAATTGCCGAGTTCAGGCACGACTCGTCGTTCGCGACGTGGCTTCACTCGATAGGCGTTTCCGTCGCGCTCAACGGGCTTCGCACCGTCAAGAAAATGCGCGCGCGGAACGTCCCGATCGAAGAGGCCCACGGCCTTGGCACCGCGGGGCGTGAGGCCGATCCCGATCTGAAAACGCGGCTCAAGGCGGCCGTTGACTCGCTGAGCGAAAAGTACCGAACGGTTTTCCTGATGCATGATGTCGAAGGATTCACACACGACGAAATCGGAGCGGCACTCGGCATTCCCGCCGGGACTTCGAAGACACGTCTCTTTCAGGGGCGCGCAAAGCTTCGCGAACAGCTCGCCGATTTCCGAGAGGAGTGGGTTTCATGA